Genomic window (Blastocatellia bacterium):
TGTGAGAATCGTCGTCTGCCCGGTCGCGCTCTGCGGCAATCCTTCAACACCCAATCGCGTATCGGTGGTCGCCATCCGCCCGTCATAGGGCAGGCGCGGCATTTCATCCTCAAAGACTGAAAAGAACTCAGACGCTAACCCGTCGAGCGGATTCTGCGCCCCTCGCCTACCGATACCAACGCCATCAACGAAGATCAGAAGAACGGACATAATGTGAAAGGGGCGAAATAGTGAAAGGGCGAAAAGGGAAAGAGGGAAGGGCGAATTCTGCGTGATTTTCCAGCCTTTTTCGCCGGTTTCCCTTTTGCCTTTTCGCCCTGAGAAGCCGCGTCACTCTTCTTCAGCGACGCGGACGCGGCCTTCTTCAACCGCTTTCTGGACGATCTTCTGGGCGATCTGCGCCGGCACTTCGTCGTAATGGTCAAGCTCCATGACGAACGAGCCGCGCGCGCCGGTAATCGAGTTCAGCGTTGACTGATAGGAGAGCATTTCCGACAGTGGCACCTGCGCTTTGACAACCGACTGCGTGCCCTTCGAATCCATGCCCTGGACGCGCCCGCGCCGCGAGTTGATGTCGCCGAGGATGTCGCCGGAGGCTTCCTGCGGCGCGGTAATCTCGACGTTCATGATCGGCTCTAGCAACACGGGCTTGACCTTCTCGATGGCGGCGCGGAACGCCTTGCGCCCGGCCATCTGGAAAGAGTGGTCGTCGGAGTCAACCGCGTGAAATTTGCCGTCTATTAGCTCGACCCTGAAATCAACCAGCGGGTAGCCGGCAATCGCGCCGCGCGCCGCCGCGTCCTTGATCCCTTTCTCGACCGCGGGCCGCCATTGCTGTGGGATCGAGCCGCCGAAGATCTTGTCAACGAATTCAAAGCCGCCGCCGCGCGGCAAGGATTCAAAGATCACCGTCGCCTCGCCGAACTGACCGCGACCGCCGGTCTGTTTCTTGTGGCGACCAACGATCTCGGCGCGGCCCTTGAAGGTTTCGAGATAGGCGACTTTCGGCGGATTGAGCGTCACCTCGACGCCATAGCGTTTCTTGAGCTTGTTGACCGCGACCTCGATGTGCGTCTGGCCAGAGCCGGCGAGCAGAAACTCTTTGGTCTGCGGGTCGCGGTCGAAGCGCAGCGCCAGGTCTTCTTCGAGCATCTTGTGCAGGGCCTGCGACAGCTTGTCTTCATCGTTGCGCGATTTCGGCTCGATGGCAAAAGCGATGGCCGGCGTCGGCAGCTTGACGGCATCGTAAACGATGGGCGTTCCCTTATCGCAGAAGGTATCGCCGGTCGCCGTCTCTCTGAGCTTGGCGACGGCGACGATATCGCCGGCGTGCGCTTCGGGAATCTTTTCGAGCGCCTTACCTTGTAAAACATGGAGCGGGCCGAGGCGCTCCTGGGTGTTCTTGGTGCAGTTGTAAACCGTCGCGTCGGCTTTGACCAAGCCGGAAAAAACTTTGAAGACGGTGATGCGACCGGCGAACGGGTCAGCGACCGTTTTGAAGACGAAAGCCGAGAACGGCGCGGCATCGCTCACCTCGCGCTCGCTCTCCTCTTCGCTGTCGGCGCTGGCGCGGCCCTTGACTTTGCCGAGCTCGTCGGGCGCGGGCACGAGCTCGACGATTTCGTTCAGCAACGACTGGACGCCGATGTTGGCGACGCCACTGGCGATGAAGATCGGGAAGAGGCGGCGCTCGCAGACCGCCTGCTTGATGCCGGGAATCAACTCGTCGTCGCTCAGGGTGCCTTCGGCGAAGTATTTCTCCATCAACTCTTCAGAGGTTTCGGCGACCACGTCAATGATGCGCTCGCGGGCCGCGGTGGCGGCCGCTTGCAGATCAGCCGGGATGTCGCCCTCTTTCGACTTGCCGCTGCCGTCCTTTTCGAAGGTATAAGCGCGCATATGAACCAGATCTATGACACCTTGGAACTGGCTCTCAGAGCCAATGGGGAGTTGCAACGGCACGGCGGCGCGCCCGAAGGCGTCGGTGATCGAATTGACCGCCGCTTCAAAGTTGGCACGCTCCTTGTCGAGTTTGGAGACCACGAGCAGACGCGGCAGGTCGAACTCTTCGGCAAAACTCCAGCCTTTTTCGGTCTGCACTTCGACGCCGCTGATGCCATCAACGACGACGAGCGCGGCGTCGGCGGCGCGCAGCGCCGTCTTGGCGTCGAGGATGAACGCCGCAAAGCCGGGCGTGTCGATCAGGTTGATTTTCGTGCCGTTCCAATCAAGATAGGCAAGGGCGCTATGGATCGAGGTCTTGCGGGCCACCTCGTCTTCGTCGTAATCGGTGACGGTGCTGCCTTCGTCAACACGGCCAAAGCGGGGCGTCGCGCCGGCGTCAAACAGCATCGCCGAAACCAGTGACGTCTTACCCGCATGGCCGTGACCTACAATGCCAACGTTGCGAATCTCCTTGGTGCCATAAACCTTCATGGGGTTGATCTCCTTTCGATGACGGTAGCAAGAAGTTAAGAGCAGGGAAGGGTGAGAATGGCTAAAGCTGCGGCCCTTTCCCGGTCATGGAGTTTATGACCGACAGCGGCTGAGGCGCAAGGGAAGTAGGCAGTAGGCAGTTGTCAGTTACCAGGTCCCGTAGGGACGCCCATGTTTATAGTCGAGACGTTCAATAAAGACGAAGCTCCGTAGGAGCGCGATGTCGACATCGCGCTCCTACGGAGCTTGCCGGTCAAACCAACTCGATAACTATATACATGGCGTCCCTACGGGACTGAGAACGGCCTGCGGCTTTCCGCTTCCTGCTATCTGCCTCCTGCCTCCTGGGCTAGAGGGGCTGGAAGCTGCGCGCCACCTGATCGCTCAGATTGCGGTTGCGGTCGAGCACGCCGCGCTTGCCGATAAACCGCAGGACGAAGACCGTGTTCTTGTCTTGCAGGAAATAGGTCGTATGCGCGAGCTGGCGCGGCCCTTCGGTGGTGTAGAACGACAGCCGCATGCCGCTCAAGATGCCGCCGCCGAATGTCTCGCTGGCGGCGCGCTCGAAACCGGCGCGATAGCTGCGCTGGTTCTCTTCTTCGGCCTGCACCATGTTGGCCAGCGCACCTTCGAGCGGCTGCGAGGAGATTTTCAGCAAGCCTTCGGCGCGGTCGCGGAAAACGAATTCAGTCTTTGCGCGGCCCACCGCGTCGTTATAGTTGACCGCACGCCAGTCGCCATAAAGCGACAGCTTGTAGCCACCGGCTTTGTCTTCGTACGCCCGCCCGTCTTGCGCGGAAGCGGCAACGGCACACGTGCTGATGATGAATGCGGCCATAAACCACAGACCAATGCTCTTCATCTTTCCTCCACTCGCTTTCGGGTTACGCTGGGAACGTTAACGAGTCCTGCTCAGATTTTACAGGCGGTTGCCCCGCCTTTCAACGTATCGGGCCAAGTATCGAGCGCTGGATTTCGATGAGCCGATCTATGCCGTGGGTTGCAAGCTCGGTCATCGCGTCCATCTGCTCTTTGCTGAACGGCTTGGTTTCTGCCGTCCCCTGAATTTCTATGAACTGGCCGGAGCCTGTGCGGACGATGTTCATGTCAACTTCGGCGCGCGAGTCTTCGCTGTAATCGAGATCAAGCATCGCATTGCCGCCGATCATGCCGACCGAGATGGCGGCGACATAGTCGGTTATCGGCAGCGGCGAAGCGACCTTGCCTTCGTTGTAGAGCTTGCGCAGGGCCAGCACCAGCGCCACAAACCCGCCGGTGATCGAAGCCGTACGCGTGCCGCCGTCGGCTTGAATCACGTCGCAGTCAACATAGATTGTCCGCTCGCCCATGCGGTTAAACTGGCAGACGGCGCGCAGCGAGCGCCCGA
Coding sequences:
- the fusA gene encoding elongation factor G codes for the protein MKVYGTKEIRNVGIVGHGHAGKTSLVSAMLFDAGATPRFGRVDEGSTVTDYDEDEVARKTSIHSALAYLDWNGTKINLIDTPGFAAFILDAKTALRAADAALVVVDGISGVEVQTEKGWSFAEEFDLPRLLVVSKLDKERANFEAAVNSITDAFGRAAVPLQLPIGSESQFQGVIDLVHMRAYTFEKDGSGKSKEGDIPADLQAAATAARERIIDVVAETSEELMEKYFAEGTLSDDELIPGIKQAVCERRLFPIFIASGVANIGVQSLLNEIVELVPAPDELGKVKGRASADSEEESEREVSDAAPFSAFVFKTVADPFAGRITVFKVFSGLVKADATVYNCTKNTQERLGPLHVLQGKALEKIPEAHAGDIVAVAKLRETATGDTFCDKGTPIVYDAVKLPTPAIAFAIEPKSRNDEDKLSQALHKMLEEDLALRFDRDPQTKEFLLAGSGQTHIEVAVNKLKKRYGVEVTLNPPKVAYLETFKGRAEIVGRHKKQTGGRGQFGEATVIFESLPRGGGFEFVDKIFGGSIPQQWRPAVEKGIKDAAARGAIAGYPLVDFRVELIDGKFHAVDSDDHSFQMAGRKAFRAAIEKVKPVLLEPIMNVEITAPQEASGDILGDINSRRGRVQGMDSKGTQSVVKAQVPLSEMLSYQSTLNSITGARGSFVMELDHYDEVPAQIAQKIVQKAVEEGRVRVAEEE
- the rph gene encoding ribonuclease PH; the encoded protein is MAYKRAAGRAYDQLREVRITPGYTKYAEGSVLIEMGETRVICTASIDERVPIFKRGRNEGWVTSEYSMLPRATESRTQRETGGKSLSGRTQEIQRLIGRSLRAVCQFNRMGERTIYVDCDVIQADGGTRTASITGGFVALVLALRKLYNEGKVASPLPITDYVAAISVGMIGGNAMLDLDYSEDSRAEVDMNIVRTGSGQFIEIQGTAETKPFSKEQMDAMTELATHGIDRLIEIQRSILGPIR